The Gemmatimonadota bacterium DH-78 region GAGACGGCGCCCCCGTGGCCAACCGGCCGACAGCCGGTACACCACACCCGGGATCCGCTCCGGTGGGGCGATTCCGATGAAACCCACCGCCACCGCATCGAGGATATACTTCATGAAGCGTTCTGCCTTCAGCACCGCCCTCTTCCTGGGCCTCGCCGCCTGTGGCGGGTCCGACTCCGCCGAGACCGAGGCTCCGGCCGCCACCGAGGCCCCGGCGGCCACCGAGGCTCCGGCTGCTGCTTCGGGCGAGATGACCATGCCCTCCTGGTACGCCATGGACGGCAACAACGTCACGCTCGACATCACCGCCGGTTCGACCGATCGCGGCAACTACTGGAACTACAACGGCTCGCAGTTCGGCGAGATGACGATCACCGTGCCCGTGGGCGCGAACGTGACCGTCAACTTCTCGAACAACGACCCGAACATGGCGCACTCGCTCGGCATCTCCGAGGGCTTCGAGACCGCCCCCGCCATGGTGGATCCGGTCGCCGTGTTCGACGGTGCCATCACCTCGAACCCGACCAGCATGACCGAGGGCACGATGCCCGGCACGTCCGAGACGATCAGCTTCGTCGCTTCGGAGGCCGGTGAGTACGTGATGGTCTGCTACGTGGCCGGCCACGCCGTCAGCGGCATGTGGGTGAAGTTCGTGGTGTCCGCCGATGGTGAGGCGGGCGTCACCGGCGCGATGTAAGTTCGAGCCCTCTTCGGGTTCACGGCGGGCGCCGTCTCCACAGCGGAGGCGGCGCCCGCTTTTTCGTGCCCGTCGGGTTCGTCAGCCCTCCGCCGGGGCCGGGCCCTCGGGGGGCATGCGCGGCCCCCTCAGGTCCACGGGCGCGCTCGTGCCCTTGGCCCGCAGGTTGAGCATCTCGACGAACACCGAGAAGCCCATCGCGAAGTAGATGTAGCCTTTGCTGATGTGCTGGCCGAGCCCCTCGGCCACCAGCGTCATGCCGATCAGCAGCAGGAAGCTGAGCGCCAGCATCTTCACCGTCGGGTGGCGCGACACGAAGCTGCTCACCGGCTCGGCGGCCACCATCATGAAGAGCACGGCCACGATCACGGCCGACACCATCACGCCGAGATCGTCGGCCATGCCGACCGCGGTGATCACGGAGTCGAGCGAGAACACGAGATCGAGCAGTGCGATCTGCACGATCACCGAGGTGAAGGTGGCGGTGCCCGATGCCGACCGTCCGTGCTCCTCGCCTTCCAGCTTCTCGTGGATCTCGCGGGTGGCCTTGCCGAGCAGGAAGAGTCCGCCGAAGACCAGGATCAGGTCGCGGCCCGCGAACTCGTGT contains the following coding sequences:
- a CDS encoding sulfocyanin-like copper-binding protein, producing MKRSAFSTALFLGLAACGGSDSAETEAPAATEAPAATEAPAAASGEMTMPSWYAMDGNNVTLDITAGSTDRGNYWNYNGSQFGEMTITVPVGANVTVNFSNNDPNMAHSLGISEGFETAPAMVDPVAVFDGAITSNPTSMTEGTMPGTSETISFVASEAGEYVMVCYVAGHAVSGMWVKFVVSADGEAGVTGAM
- a CDS encoding TerC family protein; this encodes MDWISRPDAWIAFATLTVLELVLGIDNIVFISILSEKVKEERQRLARTVGLAIAMLSRVALLFSISWVMSLTEPLFTLLGHEFAGRDLILVFGGLFLLGKATREIHEKLEGEEHGRSASGTATFTSVIVQIALLDLVFSLDSVITAVGMADDLGVMVSAVIVAVLFMMVAAEPVSSFVSRHPTVKMLALSFLLLIGMTLVAEGLGQHISKGYIYFAMGFSVFVEMLNLRAKGTSAPVDLRGPRMPPEGPAPAEG